One window of the Nitrospiraceae bacterium genome contains the following:
- a CDS encoding P-II family nitrogen regulator, whose amino-acid sequence MKLIQAIIKPFKLDEVKDALIELGIQGMTVTEVKGFGRQKGHKETYRGTEYQIEFVPKIKLEIALADDRVGEALEAIMRAAKTGSIGDGKIFVSELHSVIRIRTGESGEGAV is encoded by the coding sequence ATGAAGCTGATTCAAGCGATTATTAAACCCTTTAAGTTAGATGAAGTGAAGGATGCGTTGATTGAGTTGGGTATTCAGGGCATGACTGTTACCGAAGTGAAGGGATTCGGTCGTCAAAAAGGCCATAAAGAGACCTATCGAGGCACCGAATATCAGATTGAATTCGTGCCGAAAATTAAACTGGAAATCGCCCTGGCCGATGATCGAGTGGGAGAGGCCCTGGAAGCCATAATGCGTGCAGCCAAAACCGGCAGTATTGGAGATGGCAAGATTTTCGTCTCCGAATTGCATAGTGTCATCCGTATACGGACGGGGGAATCGGGCGAAGGAGCGGTTTGA
- the glnA gene encoding type I glutamate--ammonia ligase → MTAKEVLDFAKKNKVEMVDVKFVDLMGTWQHFSIPTSELTLDLFKEGSGFDGSSIRGWRMIQNSDMLVVPDPNTACMDPFMEIPTLSLIADVQDPITRTIYERDPRGVALRAEQYLKSTKIGDISYWGPEAEFFIFDHVSFDQNSHSSYYFVDSEEGIWNSGKDGVNLGSRPRHKEGYFPVAPVDSQQDIRSEMCREMEKVGIKVEKHHHEVATAGQAEIDLRFDTLVKMADQMMMYKYIVRNVARRHNKTVTFMPKPLYGDNGTGMHTHQSIWKDGKPLFAGKEYAGVSQMCLYYIGGILKHGPALAALTNPITNSYKRLTPGFEAPVLLAYSSRNRSAGIRIPMYSPSPKAKRIEVRFPDPSCNMYLAFSAMLMAGLDGIQNKIHPGEAMDKNLYDLEPEELGNIPSLPSSLEQALKALEDDHEFLLKGGVFSEDLLEAWIAYKRSNEIDAIRVRPHPYEYFMYYDV, encoded by the coding sequence ATGACCGCGAAAGAAGTGTTGGATTTTGCGAAGAAGAACAAGGTGGAGATGGTCGACGTGAAGTTTGTTGACCTCATGGGAACCTGGCAACATTTTTCGATCCCGACCTCAGAGTTGACGTTGGATCTTTTTAAGGAAGGCTCTGGATTTGATGGATCGTCTATTCGGGGCTGGCGCATGATCCAAAATAGCGACATGTTGGTCGTGCCCGACCCGAATACCGCCTGCATGGATCCATTTATGGAAATACCAACGTTGAGCCTGATTGCCGACGTGCAAGATCCGATTACCCGGACCATCTACGAGCGGGATCCGCGTGGGGTGGCGCTTCGAGCGGAACAATATCTCAAGAGCACGAAAATCGGAGATATATCCTATTGGGGCCCTGAAGCCGAATTTTTTATTTTTGACCATGTGTCGTTTGATCAAAACAGTCACTCTAGTTACTACTTCGTTGATTCAGAAGAAGGCATCTGGAATTCGGGGAAAGACGGAGTCAACCTCGGGTCCCGCCCGCGCCATAAGGAAGGCTATTTTCCCGTGGCTCCGGTCGACTCGCAACAGGATATCCGGTCGGAAATGTGCCGGGAGATGGAAAAAGTCGGAATCAAGGTGGAGAAGCATCATCATGAAGTGGCCACAGCGGGCCAAGCCGAAATCGACCTTCGATTCGATACCCTGGTCAAGATGGCCGATCAAATGATGATGTACAAATATATTGTGCGCAATGTCGCGCGCCGGCATAACAAAACCGTGACCTTCATGCCCAAGCCGCTCTATGGGGATAATGGCACCGGAATGCATACGCATCAGAGCATTTGGAAAGACGGGAAGCCGCTGTTTGCCGGGAAGGAATATGCGGGCGTCTCACAGATGTGCTTGTATTATATCGGCGGGATTCTCAAGCATGGTCCGGCCCTGGCCGCGCTCACCAATCCGATTACGAATTCGTACAAACGCCTGACACCGGGCTTTGAAGCACCGGTGTTGCTCGCCTATTCCAGCCGGAACCGCTCGGCGGGCATCCGGATTCCCATGTATTCTCCGAGTCCCAAGGCCAAGCGCATTGAGGTTCGATTCCCTGATCCCTCCTGCAACATGTATTTGGCCTTCAGTGCCATGCTGATGGCCGGATTGGACGGGATACAAAATAAAATCCATCCAGGGGAAGCCATGGATAAAAATCTCTATGATTTAGAGCCGGAGGAGTTAGGGAATATTCCTTCATTGCCTTCGAGTCTGGAACAGGCCTTAAAGGCGCTTGAGGATGATCATGAATTTCTCTTGAAAGGCGGAGTATTTTCCGAGGACCTGCTTGAAGCCTGGATTGCCTATAAACGGTCCAATGAAATCGATGCCATTCGAGTCAGACCACACCCCTATGAATACTTCATGTACTATGATGTGTAA
- a CDS encoding porin, with protein MIGDRIALSTFHHSQKARRRGGLLSLGLVLLVVAGGASVSEAAVLTKEDFKLYGYVEASYTQNFNFPKNSGANANDLRIFDGDANSFRPNMAQLVFEKEGTNGTNPVERAGFRLKLDVGEDAQFTGGRTGDDIDFQEMYVQYVAPLGNGLDIRIGRMNALVGYEVIESPYNNNYSRSWLFGLGQPFTITGIRLAYAVNENLSLLVSALNSYTGLTEDNNTAKSVEGLVSYRPTDELGLNVYGIVGKESSNTRSGSGTRVLVGGYATFQATDQLGFVVEGYYANQENASAISSGRNARWDGVAGYVIYDFNEQWGLRFRGEVWEDAGGDQSCLGTAGSGGNANVCAVSAPIAQTLWENTLTLQYKPTPSLITRLEFRYDKSNQNVFLDGRNTLTNNQQTLAVEAIFLF; from the coding sequence ATGATTGGAGACCGAATAGCTTTAAGCACCTTTCACCACTCACAGAAGGCTCGTAGGCGTGGAGGGTTGTTGAGTCTTGGTCTGGTACTGCTTGTGGTGGCCGGCGGAGCGAGCGTGAGTGAGGCGGCGGTGTTAACCAAGGAGGATTTCAAGCTCTATGGGTATGTGGAGGCGTCCTATACTCAAAATTTCAACTTTCCCAAAAATTCCGGGGCCAATGCCAATGATTTACGGATCTTTGACGGGGATGCCAATTCTTTCAGACCCAATATGGCTCAATTGGTCTTTGAAAAGGAAGGGACCAACGGGACCAATCCTGTCGAGCGTGCCGGCTTTCGCCTGAAATTGGATGTTGGTGAGGACGCGCAATTTACGGGCGGGCGCACCGGGGATGATATCGATTTTCAGGAAATGTATGTCCAATATGTCGCCCCTCTCGGCAACGGATTGGATATTCGGATTGGACGAATGAATGCTTTGGTGGGCTATGAAGTCATTGAGAGTCCCTACAATAACAATTATTCCCGATCCTGGTTATTTGGGTTGGGGCAGCCTTTTACGATCACCGGCATTCGTCTGGCGTATGCCGTTAACGAAAATCTTTCCTTGTTAGTGAGTGCACTCAATTCTTATACGGGGTTGACGGAGGACAATAATACGGCGAAATCAGTGGAAGGGTTAGTGTCCTATCGCCCCACCGATGAGCTTGGATTGAATGTGTATGGCATTGTTGGAAAAGAGAGTTCCAATACAAGATCCGGGTCAGGCACGCGGGTCCTTGTCGGCGGGTATGCGACCTTCCAGGCGACTGATCAATTGGGTTTTGTGGTGGAAGGGTATTATGCCAATCAGGAAAATGCGAGCGCGATCAGCTCGGGCCGTAATGCCCGTTGGGATGGTGTCGCGGGATATGTCATTTATGATTTCAATGAACAGTGGGGTCTCCGTTTTCGTGGAGAAGTTTGGGAGGATGCCGGAGGCGACCAGAGTTGTTTGGGGACGGCCGGGTCCGGTGGAAATGCGAATGTCTGCGCCGTATCGGCTCCGATCGCACAAACCCTTTGGGAGAACACCTTGACCCTTCAATATAAGCCGACTCCCTCGCTGATCACCCGATTGGAATTTCGCTATGACAAATCAAATCAGAATGTCTTTTTAGATGGAAGAAATACCCTGACCAATAACCAACAGACACTGGCGGTTGAAGCCATTTTCCTCTTTTAA
- a CDS encoding ammonium transporter: protein MNVLIPRSTRERLTGLVLALSLSQPVAGWAGDEGLPKIDTGDTAWLLMSSALVLCMTLPGLALFYGGLVRKKNVLGTIMHTMVILCVISLVWVLGGYSLAFGPDVGGVIGSLAWVGLNDVGLEPSPQYASTVPHQVFMFFQLMFAAITVALITGSVAERMKFKALLMFAVLWSLLIYTPLAHWVWGGGWLAKFGALDFAGGAVVHISSGFGALVCAVMLGKRKGFGAEPMPPHDLPMTVLGAGLLWFGWFGFNAGSALGANGVAAAAFLATHTAASAGGISWMVAEWVHRGKPTVLGVASGVVAGLATVTPAAGFIGPMSALLIGLVAGTVCYIAVVWKMRLGYDDSLDVVGIHGVGGFMGILATGLFASIGAQGFFFGHPEQFGIQVVLALVTLAFSVIGTYLILKIVDVTVGLRVSAQDEEMGLDLSQHNERAYS from the coding sequence ATGAATGTGTTGATTCCACGCTCAACGAGGGAAAGATTGACCGGACTGGTGCTTGCGCTGAGTTTGAGTCAACCCGTTGCTGGCTGGGCAGGTGACGAGGGTTTGCCGAAAATTGATACGGGCGATACGGCCTGGCTCTTAATGTCTTCGGCGCTGGTGTTGTGTATGACGCTTCCCGGTCTGGCCTTATTCTATGGCGGGCTGGTTCGCAAAAAAAATGTGCTCGGAACCATCATGCATACGATGGTGATTCTGTGTGTCATTAGCCTGGTTTGGGTGTTGGGCGGATACAGTTTAGCCTTCGGTCCTGATGTGGGAGGGGTCATTGGCAGCCTGGCATGGGTGGGTCTGAATGATGTGGGATTGGAGCCGAGTCCGCAGTATGCGTCCACCGTGCCTCATCAGGTCTTTATGTTCTTCCAGCTCATGTTTGCCGCCATCACCGTCGCCCTGATTACCGGCAGTGTGGCCGAACGGATGAAATTTAAAGCCTTACTCATGTTTGCCGTCTTATGGTCCCTTCTGATCTATACCCCGTTGGCGCATTGGGTGTGGGGTGGCGGGTGGTTGGCCAAGTTCGGCGCTTTGGATTTTGCCGGTGGTGCGGTCGTGCATATCTCTTCCGGGTTCGGCGCTTTGGTCTGTGCCGTGATGCTTGGGAAGCGCAAAGGGTTTGGTGCAGAGCCGATGCCTCCACATGATTTGCCGATGACCGTCCTGGGTGCGGGACTGCTCTGGTTCGGGTGGTTCGGCTTTAACGCAGGAAGTGCGCTTGGAGCCAATGGCGTGGCTGCCGCCGCGTTTCTTGCCACTCATACGGCCGCCTCGGCCGGGGGAATTAGTTGGATGGTGGCCGAATGGGTCCATAGGGGAAAACCAACCGTGTTAGGAGTCGCCAGCGGAGTGGTCGCGGGTTTGGCTACAGTGACCCCGGCCGCAGGATTTATCGGGCCGATGTCGGCCCTCCTGATTGGTCTGGTTGCCGGCACCGTGTGTTATATCGCGGTCGTGTGGAAAATGCGGCTCGGCTATGATGATTCGCTTGATGTCGTGGGCATTCATGGTGTCGGCGGCTTTATGGGCATACTCGCGACAGGATTATTTGCCTCCATCGGGGCCCAGGGTTTCTTTTTCGGACATCCCGAACAGTTTGGTATACAAGTCGTATTGGCTTTGGTAACCTTGGCGTTCTCTGTCATCGGGACCTATCTCATTCTTAAAATCGTGGATGTGACAGTGGGGCTGAGAGTCTCCGCCCAGGATGAGGAAATGGGGTTGGATCTCAGTCAACACAACGAACGGGCTTATTCCTGA
- a CDS encoding ammonium transporter, which yields MSVLVLNGLGSFVWAQDGGTSELSAGDTAWVLMSSALVLAMIIPGLALFYGGMVRSKNVLSTMMHSFIAVCLVSVVWVFWGYSLAFAPDVGRVIGGLNWLGLIGVGPEPLQGSTIPHLAFMVFQLMFAAITVALISGAIAERMKFSAFALFAVLWVTFIYAPLAHWVWGGGWLAELGDLDFAGGTVVHISSGVAALACALVLGKRHGYGSDNMSPHNLPFTVIGASLLWVGWFGFNAGSALAANGVAASAFVATHVATAAGALAWVGVEGVYRGRATVLGAASGAVAGLVSITPAAGYVGPIGALVIGVGGGVVCYLGVFLKHKLGYDDALDVLGIHGIGGTWGAVATGLFASMGGGTGLFFGNPWQVVIQVIGVGATWVFSFVGTYLILKLVDGTIGLRVTREEEVLGCDLTQHRERAYG from the coding sequence ATGTCTGTCTTGGTCTTGAACGGGTTGGGCTCATTCGTGTGGGCTCAAGATGGAGGAACCTCGGAACTCAGTGCCGGCGACACGGCTTGGGTGTTGATGTCCTCGGCCTTGGTGTTGGCCATGATCATACCCGGATTAGCCCTGTTTTATGGCGGGATGGTCCGGAGTAAAAACGTGTTAAGTACGATGATGCATAGTTTTATTGCCGTCTGTCTCGTCAGTGTGGTGTGGGTCTTTTGGGGATATAGTCTCGCGTTTGCGCCGGATGTGGGACGGGTCATTGGGGGACTCAACTGGTTGGGATTGATAGGGGTGGGACCCGAACCGCTTCAAGGTTCCACGATTCCCCATTTGGCCTTCATGGTGTTTCAGCTCATGTTTGCGGCGATTACGGTGGCGCTCATCAGTGGAGCCATTGCCGAGCGAATGAAATTTAGTGCCTTTGCCTTGTTTGCCGTGTTGTGGGTCACGTTCATTTATGCGCCTTTGGCTCATTGGGTGTGGGGAGGGGGCTGGCTGGCGGAATTGGGTGATTTGGATTTTGCTGGCGGGACGGTGGTCCATATCAGTTCGGGAGTGGCTGCCTTAGCTTGTGCGCTTGTCTTAGGCAAGCGCCACGGCTATGGTTCAGACAATATGAGCCCCCATAATTTGCCGTTTACGGTGATCGGGGCCAGTCTGTTGTGGGTCGGGTGGTTTGGATTTAACGCGGGAAGCGCCCTGGCCGCCAATGGGGTTGCGGCGAGTGCCTTTGTGGCCACTCATGTGGCGACAGCTGCCGGTGCGTTAGCCTGGGTCGGGGTGGAGGGAGTCTATCGGGGAAGAGCGACCGTGTTGGGCGCAGCCAGCGGTGCTGTCGCGGGTCTGGTGTCCATCACACCAGCCGCCGGCTATGTGGGGCCCATCGGGGCGCTTGTGATTGGTGTAGGAGGAGGCGTGGTGTGTTATCTGGGTGTATTTTTAAAGCATAAACTGGGCTATGATGATGCTTTGGACGTGCTTGGCATCCATGGAATCGGAGGAACCTGGGGGGCCGTGGCCACCGGATTATTTGCGAGCATGGGTGGAGGCACCGGGCTCTTTTTCGGCAACCCCTGGCAGGTCGTCATCCAAGTCATCGGAGTGGGCGCAACCTGGGTGTTCTCATTCGTCGGCACTTATCTCATTCTCAAACTTGTTGACGGCACGATCGGGTTACGTGTCACTCGCGAAGAAGAAGTGCTCGGCTGTGATCTGACCCAACACCGGGAACGGGCCTATGGGTAA
- the clpB gene encoding ATP-dependent chaperone ClpB, with translation MDLNRMTIKLQEALQAASGIAMRRSHQGIDVEHLLLALLEQSGGLAHPILEHAGVSPTAVKNAAEHALQKVPQVQGSGAPPGQVHLSPRLAKVLNQAEVEMKELRDEFLSVEHVILAMVAEGGVFTSMGLKRDKVLAGLQEVRGNQRVTSQDPEGTYQALEKYGRDLTRLASQGKLDPVIGRDEEIRRVVQILSRRTKNNPVLIGEPGVGKTAIVEGLAQRIIKGDVPDGLKNKRLIVLDMGALVAGAKFRGEFEERLKAVLKEIQSSQGQILLFIDELHTVVGAGAAEGSMDAANLLKPMLARGELHLIGATTLDEYRKHIEKDAALERRFQPVVVDQPSVEDTISILRGLKERYEVHHGVRIKDSALVAASRLSNRYIGDRFLPDKAIDLIDEASARLRTEIDSMPAEMDEISRKVLQLEIEREALKKETDAASRTRLTHIEEELKAKQAALNDLKTQWDAEKSSVGKLQTIRQEIEGVKQQIEQAERQYDLNRVAELRYGTLPKLEKSMKDEEERLANQQGTSRLLKEEVDEDDIAEVVSRWTGIPVSRLLQGEVEKLLHLDEWLHKRVIGQDEAVKAVAEAVLRARSGIKDPNRPIGSFLFLGPTGVGKTELARALAHTLFDNEANMVRIDMSEYMEKHTVARLIGAPPGYVGYEEGGQLTEAVRRRPFSVILFDEIEKAHHDVFNVLLQVLDDGRLTDSQGRTVDFKNTVLIMTSNLGSQDILEAQQRNMDYEAIRALVLKEIQQHFRPEFLNRVDEIVVFHPLKREELAQIVEIQLERLRVRLADRRMSLELSPAAVADLAARGYDQVYGARPLKRLLQQEIETPLSRLIIQGKAVDGQRIVGDLVDGKFVLTARENVEA, from the coding sequence ATGGACCTTAACCGAATGACGATCAAATTACAGGAAGCCTTGCAGGCTGCCTCGGGGATCGCAATGCGACGAAGCCATCAGGGGATTGATGTGGAACATCTTTTGCTGGCGTTGCTGGAGCAATCCGGGGGATTGGCTCACCCGATTTTAGAGCATGCGGGAGTCTCTCCGACCGCCGTGAAAAATGCCGCAGAACACGCGCTGCAGAAGGTGCCACAGGTGCAGGGAAGTGGGGCGCCTCCGGGGCAGGTGCATCTCTCTCCGCGCCTGGCAAAGGTGCTCAATCAGGCGGAAGTGGAGATGAAGGAACTTCGTGATGAATTCTTAAGTGTCGAGCATGTCATTCTGGCCATGGTGGCCGAAGGGGGCGTGTTTACCTCCATGGGCCTCAAGCGGGATAAGGTCCTCGCCGGTCTTCAGGAAGTGCGGGGTAATCAGCGCGTGACCAGCCAGGATCCCGAGGGCACGTATCAGGCCTTAGAAAAATACGGCCGGGATTTGACCCGGTTGGCCAGCCAGGGAAAGCTGGATCCGGTGATCGGCCGGGATGAGGAAATTCGTCGTGTGGTGCAGATCCTGTCACGCCGCACCAAGAACAATCCGGTCCTGATCGGAGAACCGGGAGTGGGGAAAACGGCCATCGTCGAAGGCCTGGCACAACGGATCATCAAAGGGGATGTGCCGGATGGTCTGAAAAATAAACGCTTGATCGTGCTTGATATGGGTGCCCTGGTGGCGGGCGCCAAATTTCGCGGGGAATTTGAAGAGCGGTTAAAAGCCGTCTTAAAAGAAATTCAATCCTCCCAGGGACAGATCCTCCTGTTTATCGATGAATTGCATACGGTCGTGGGGGCCGGAGCGGCGGAAGGATCCATGGATGCCGCCAACCTGCTGAAGCCGATGTTGGCCAGAGGGGAACTCCATCTGATCGGTGCCACCACGCTGGATGAATACCGGAAACATATTGAAAAAGATGCGGCCCTGGAGCGCCGATTCCAACCGGTGGTGGTCGATCAGCCGTCGGTGGAAGATACCATTTCCATTTTGCGTGGGTTAAAGGAACGGTATGAAGTCCATCATGGTGTGCGCATCAAAGACTCGGCACTAGTGGCCGCTTCACGCCTCTCCAATCGATACATCGGTGACCGGTTTCTGCCCGATAAAGCAATTGACCTCATCGACGAAGCCAGCGCGCGATTACGAACTGAAATCGACAGCATGCCTGCCGAAATGGATGAGATCTCCCGAAAAGTTCTGCAGTTGGAAATTGAACGGGAAGCCTTAAAGAAAGAAACCGATGCCGCCAGCCGCACCCGGTTAACCCATATTGAGGAAGAGTTGAAGGCCAAACAGGCCGCGCTGAATGACTTAAAAACCCAGTGGGATGCGGAAAAATCATCTGTCGGGAAATTACAAACGATCCGGCAGGAGATCGAAGGCGTCAAGCAACAGATCGAACAGGCCGAGCGGCAGTATGACCTGAATCGCGTGGCGGAGTTGCGCTATGGCACTTTGCCCAAACTGGAAAAATCCATGAAAGACGAGGAAGAGCGGCTGGCCAATCAGCAGGGCACCAGCCGTCTACTTAAAGAAGAGGTCGATGAAGATGACATTGCGGAGGTCGTCAGCCGGTGGACAGGCATTCCCGTGAGCCGGTTACTCCAGGGCGAAGTGGAAAAACTGCTGCACCTCGACGAATGGTTACACAAACGCGTGATCGGTCAGGATGAAGCGGTCAAAGCGGTGGCCGAAGCGGTGTTGCGTGCCCGGTCGGGCATCAAAGATCCCAATCGCCCCATCGGGTCGTTCCTCTTCCTGGGACCGACCGGCGTCGGCAAGACCGAATTGGCGCGGGCGTTGGCGCATACCCTCTTCGATAACGAAGCCAACATGGTGCGTATCGATATGTCGGAATATATGGAAAAACATACCGTGGCCCGGTTGATCGGCGCTCCGCCAGGGTATGTGGGCTATGAAGAAGGCGGGCAGTTAACCGAAGCGGTGAGGCGCAGACCCTTCTCGGTCATCCTCTTCGATGAAATCGAAAAGGCGCATCATGATGTCTTTAACGTCCTCCTGCAGGTCTTAGATGACGGGCGGTTGACCGACTCACAAGGCCGCACCGTGGACTTCAAAAACACCGTGCTCATCATGACCTCGAATCTGGGCAGTCAGGATATTTTGGAAGCCCAGCAACGGAATATGGACTACGAAGCCATTCGCGCCTTAGTGCTGAAAGAAATTCAACAGCATTTCCGTCCGGAATTCTTAAACCGGGTCGATGAAATTGTGGTCTTCCATCCCTTAAAACGGGAGGAACTGGCGCAAATCGTCGAAATTCAATTGGAACGGCTTAGAGTCAGGTTGGCGGACCGGCGGATGTCCCTGGAGCTTTCGCCGGCGGCCGTGGCCGATCTGGCGGCGCGAGGCTACGATCAGGTCTATGGAGCACGTCCTTTGAAGCGCCTGCTTCAACAGGAGATCGAAACGCCGCTCTCCCGGCTGATCATTCAGGGCAAGGCCGTGGATGGGCAACGCATTGTGGGCGATCTGGTTGACGGCAAATTCGTCCTCACCGCCAGGGAAAACGTCGAGGCCTAA